One genomic segment of Ricinus communis isolate WT05 ecotype wild-type chromosome 5, ASM1957865v1, whole genome shotgun sequence includes these proteins:
- the LOC8287399 gene encoding puromycin-sensitive aminopeptidase isoform X2: MDAPKEIFLKDYKLPDYYFDTVYLHFSLGEEKTIVSSKITVFPRDEGSSSPLVLDGRDLKLISVKVNGEELKDGDYHVDSRHLTITSPPAGTFLLDIVTEIYPQKNTSLEGLYKSSGNFCTQCEAEGFRKITFYQDRPDIMAKYTCRIEGDKSLYPVLLSNGNLIEQGDLEGGRHYALWEDPFKKPSYLFALVAGQLESRDDTYNTRSGRKVALRIWTPAQDVPKTAHAMYSLKAAMKWDEDVFGLEYDLDLFNIVAVPDFNMGAMENKSLNIFNSKLVLASPETASDADYAAILGVIGHEYFHNWTGNRVTCRDWFQLSLKEGLTVFRDQEFSSDMGSRTVKRIADVSRLRNFQFPQDAGPMAHPVRPHSYIKMDNFYTVTVYEKGAEVVRMYKTLLGSQGFRKGMDLYFKRHDSQAVTCEDFFAAMRDANDADFANFLQWYSQAGTPLVKVTSSYNAEARTFSLKFSQEVRPTPGQPVKEPMFIPVAFGLLDSSGKDIPLFSVYQDGILKSLASDNQPVHTTVLRVTKKEEEFVFFDIHERPVPSILRGYSAPIRLESDLSDNDLFFLLAHDSDEFNRWEAGQVLARKLMLRLVADFQQNKQLVLNPKFVLGLRSILCDSSLDKEFIAKAITLPGEGEIMDLMEVADPDAVHAVRSFLTKQLASELKAELLSTVESNRSSEAYVYDHPNMARRALKNVALAYLASLEDDDLTKLVLCEYKTSTNMTDQFAALAAIARSPGKNRDEVLADFYNKWQHDFLVVNKWFALQAMSDISGNVENVRSLLNHPAFDLRNPNKVYSLIGGFCGSPVNFHAKDGSGYQFLGEIVMQLDKINPQVASRMVSAFSRWRRYDETRQTLAKAQLEMIMSTNGLSENVFEIASKSLAA; the protein is encoded by the exons ATGGATGCACCAAAAGAAATCTTTTTGAAGGATTACAAGTTGCCAGATTACTACTTTGATACG GTGTATTTGCATTTTTCTCTGGGCGAGGAAAAGACAATTGTTAGTTCTAAAATAACTGTTTTTCCTAGAGATGAAG GTTCCTCTTCCCCACTGGTTTTGGATGGGCGTGACTTGAAGTTAATATCAGTTAAGGTCAATGGTGAAGAATTGAAG GATGGAGATTATCATGTGGACTCACGCCATTTAACAATCACGTCACCCCCTGCTGGTACATTTTTATTGGACATTGTTACTGAGATATATCCTCAGAAGAACACATCCTTAGAG GGGCTTTACAAGTCATCTGGGAATTTCTGCACTCAATGCGAAGCAGAGGGTTTCCGCAAAATTACATTCTATCAG GACCGCCCTGATATAATGGCAAAATATACATGCCGGATTGAAGGTGATAAATCACTATACCCAGTATTGCTGTCTAATGGAAACCTTATAGAACAAGGAGATCTTGAG GGCGGAAGGCATTATGCTCTCTGGGAGGACCCATTCAAGAAACCTTCCTACTTGTTTGCGTTAGTTGCTGGACAGTTGGAGAGCAGAGATGACACATATAATACCCGCTCTGGTCGGAAGGTGGCACTAAGAATTTGGACCCCAGCCCAAGACGTGCCTAAGACAGCACATGCTATGTATTCACTTAAAGCGGCAATGAAATGGGATGAGGAT GTTTTTGGTCTTGAATATGATTTGGATCTCTTTAATATTGTTGCTGTTCCAGACTTTAACAT GGGAGCTATGGAGAACAAAAGTCTGAAT ATTTTCAATTCAAAGCTTGTTTTGGCATCTCCAGAAACCGCTTCAGATGCAGATTATGCTGCAATCCTGGGAGTCATTGGTCATGAG TATTTCCACAACTGGACAGGCAACAG AGTGACTTGTCGTGACTGGTTCCAGCTCAGCTTAAAGGAAGGTCTCACTGTATTCCGGGATCAG GAGTTTTCATCAGACATGGGTAGCCGTACCGTCAAGAGGATTGCTGATGTTTCAAGGCTTCGAAATTTTCAGTTCCCACAG GATGCTGGTCCCATGGCTCATCCTGTACGACCACATTCTTACATCAAG ATGGATAACTTCTACACAG TCACG GTGTATGAAAAG GGAGCTGAAGTTGTCAGGATGTACAAAACCTTGCTGGGAAGTCAGGGTTTCAGAAAG GGAATGGATCTTTATTTTAAGAGGCATGACAGTCAAGCTGTAACCTGTGAAGATTTTTTTGCTGCCATGAGAGATGCAAATGATGCAGATTTTGCAAATTTCTTACAATG GTACTCCCAAGCTGGCACACCTCTTGTGAAAGTTACCTCATCTTACAATGCTGAAGCGCGCACTTTCTCATTGAAGTTTAG CCAAGAGGTACGACCTACTCCAGGCCAACCAGTTAAAGAACCCATGTTTATTCCTGTGGCATTTGGTCTACTTGATTCAAGTGGCAAGGACATACCTCTCTTTTCTGTGTATCAAGATGGAATTTTGAAATCTCTTGCAAGCGACAATCAACCAGTGCATACAACAGTTTTGAGAGTAACCAAG AAAGAGGAAGAATTTGTCTTCTTTGACATACATGAGCGGCCAGTTCCTTCTATATTAAGGGGTTATAGTGCTCCTATCCGTCTTGAATCTGATCTCTCTGACAATGATCTGTTTTTCCTCCTTGCTCATGACTCGGATGAATTCAACCG TTGGGAGGCTGGACAGGTTCTAGCAAGGAAGCTGATGCTGCGTTTAGTGGCTGATTTCCAACAAAACAAACAATTGGTTCTAAATCCAAAGTTTGTGCTTGGGCTCAGAAGCATACTTTGTGACTCAAGCTTGGATAAA GAATTTATTGCAAAGGCAATAACTCTGCCTGGTGAAGGGGAAATAATGGACCTGATGGAAGTTGCAGATCCTGATGCTGTTCATGCTGTTCGATCCTTCCTTACGAAGCAGCTTGCCTCTGAACTGAAAGCAGAGCTTTTAAGCACA GTTGAAAGTAATAGGAGCTCAGAAGCTTATGTGTATGACCATCCTAACATGGCTAGGCGTGCTCTGAAAAATGTTGCCCTTG CGTATCTTGCATCCCTGGAGGATGATGACTTAACAAAGCTTGTGCTATGCGAGTACAAAACTTCTACAAATATGACAGATCAATTTGCAGCTTTGGCAGCCATAGCCAGAAGCCCTGGTAAAAATCGTGATGAAGTCTTGGCTGACTTTTATAACAAGTGGCAGCACGACTTCTTG GTTGTGAATAAATGGTTTGCTCTCCAAGCCATGTCTGACATTTCGGGTAATGTTGAGAATGTGCGAAGCCTCTTAAATCATCCAGCATTTGACTTGCGCAATCCAAACAAG gTGTACTCGCTCATTGGAGGATTTTGTGGTTCTCCTGTGAATTTCCATGCAAAGGATGGGTCTGGTTATCAGTTCTTAGGGGAGATAGTGATGCAACTAGATAAAATCAATCCTCAG GTGGCCTCCCGGATGGTGTCAGCTTTCTCAAGATGGAGGCGCTATGATGAAACCCGACAAACCCTTGCCAAG GCACAGTTAGAGATGATCATGTCTACCAATGGTCTGTCAGAGAACGTATTTGAGATTGCCTCCAAAAGCCTGGCTGCTTAA
- the LOC8287399 gene encoding puromycin-sensitive aminopeptidase isoform X1, with protein MARLIIPCKSSCLTKTSLLGLISSAPFQAKSRASCFQNSVKNISKYRHFLSSEVTVQRNYWFTYPAFHRAKQDRRRLICSVATEPLPKQIEESKMDAPKEIFLKDYKLPDYYFDTVYLHFSLGEEKTIVSSKITVFPRDEGSSSPLVLDGRDLKLISVKVNGEELKDGDYHVDSRHLTITSPPAGTFLLDIVTEIYPQKNTSLEGLYKSSGNFCTQCEAEGFRKITFYQDRPDIMAKYTCRIEGDKSLYPVLLSNGNLIEQGDLEGGRHYALWEDPFKKPSYLFALVAGQLESRDDTYNTRSGRKVALRIWTPAQDVPKTAHAMYSLKAAMKWDEDVFGLEYDLDLFNIVAVPDFNMGAMENKSLNIFNSKLVLASPETASDADYAAILGVIGHEYFHNWTGNRVTCRDWFQLSLKEGLTVFRDQEFSSDMGSRTVKRIADVSRLRNFQFPQDAGPMAHPVRPHSYIKMDNFYTVTVYEKGAEVVRMYKTLLGSQGFRKGMDLYFKRHDSQAVTCEDFFAAMRDANDADFANFLQWYSQAGTPLVKVTSSYNAEARTFSLKFSQEVRPTPGQPVKEPMFIPVAFGLLDSSGKDIPLFSVYQDGILKSLASDNQPVHTTVLRVTKKEEEFVFFDIHERPVPSILRGYSAPIRLESDLSDNDLFFLLAHDSDEFNRWEAGQVLARKLMLRLVADFQQNKQLVLNPKFVLGLRSILCDSSLDKEFIAKAITLPGEGEIMDLMEVADPDAVHAVRSFLTKQLASELKAELLSTVESNRSSEAYVYDHPNMARRALKNVALAYLASLEDDDLTKLVLCEYKTSTNMTDQFAALAAIARSPGKNRDEVLADFYNKWQHDFLVVNKWFALQAMSDISGNVENVRSLLNHPAFDLRNPNKVYSLIGGFCGSPVNFHAKDGSGYQFLGEIVMQLDKINPQVASRMVSAFSRWRRYDETRQTLAKAQLEMIMSTNGLSENVFEIASKSLAA; from the exons ATGGCTCGGTTGATTATACCTTGCAAAAGTTCGTGTTTGACAAAGACTAGTCTCTTGGGTTTGATCTCGTCTGCTCCT ttTCAGGCTAAAAGCAGAGCTAGTTGCTTTCAGAATTCAGTAAAAAATATCTCCAAGTATAGGCATTTTCTTAGTTCAGAG GTCACAGTTCAAAGGAATTATTGGTTCACATATCCTGCATTTCAT AGAGCTAAGCAAGATAGGAGGAGGCTAATTTGTTCAGTCGCCACAGAACCCTTGCCAAAGCAAATTGAAGAATCCAAGATGGATGCACCAAAAGAAATCTTTTTGAAGGATTACAAGTTGCCAGATTACTACTTTGATACG GTGTATTTGCATTTTTCTCTGGGCGAGGAAAAGACAATTGTTAGTTCTAAAATAACTGTTTTTCCTAGAGATGAAG GTTCCTCTTCCCCACTGGTTTTGGATGGGCGTGACTTGAAGTTAATATCAGTTAAGGTCAATGGTGAAGAATTGAAG GATGGAGATTATCATGTGGACTCACGCCATTTAACAATCACGTCACCCCCTGCTGGTACATTTTTATTGGACATTGTTACTGAGATATATCCTCAGAAGAACACATCCTTAGAG GGGCTTTACAAGTCATCTGGGAATTTCTGCACTCAATGCGAAGCAGAGGGTTTCCGCAAAATTACATTCTATCAG GACCGCCCTGATATAATGGCAAAATATACATGCCGGATTGAAGGTGATAAATCACTATACCCAGTATTGCTGTCTAATGGAAACCTTATAGAACAAGGAGATCTTGAG GGCGGAAGGCATTATGCTCTCTGGGAGGACCCATTCAAGAAACCTTCCTACTTGTTTGCGTTAGTTGCTGGACAGTTGGAGAGCAGAGATGACACATATAATACCCGCTCTGGTCGGAAGGTGGCACTAAGAATTTGGACCCCAGCCCAAGACGTGCCTAAGACAGCACATGCTATGTATTCACTTAAAGCGGCAATGAAATGGGATGAGGAT GTTTTTGGTCTTGAATATGATTTGGATCTCTTTAATATTGTTGCTGTTCCAGACTTTAACAT GGGAGCTATGGAGAACAAAAGTCTGAAT ATTTTCAATTCAAAGCTTGTTTTGGCATCTCCAGAAACCGCTTCAGATGCAGATTATGCTGCAATCCTGGGAGTCATTGGTCATGAG TATTTCCACAACTGGACAGGCAACAG AGTGACTTGTCGTGACTGGTTCCAGCTCAGCTTAAAGGAAGGTCTCACTGTATTCCGGGATCAG GAGTTTTCATCAGACATGGGTAGCCGTACCGTCAAGAGGATTGCTGATGTTTCAAGGCTTCGAAATTTTCAGTTCCCACAG GATGCTGGTCCCATGGCTCATCCTGTACGACCACATTCTTACATCAAG ATGGATAACTTCTACACAG TCACG GTGTATGAAAAG GGAGCTGAAGTTGTCAGGATGTACAAAACCTTGCTGGGAAGTCAGGGTTTCAGAAAG GGAATGGATCTTTATTTTAAGAGGCATGACAGTCAAGCTGTAACCTGTGAAGATTTTTTTGCTGCCATGAGAGATGCAAATGATGCAGATTTTGCAAATTTCTTACAATG GTACTCCCAAGCTGGCACACCTCTTGTGAAAGTTACCTCATCTTACAATGCTGAAGCGCGCACTTTCTCATTGAAGTTTAG CCAAGAGGTACGACCTACTCCAGGCCAACCAGTTAAAGAACCCATGTTTATTCCTGTGGCATTTGGTCTACTTGATTCAAGTGGCAAGGACATACCTCTCTTTTCTGTGTATCAAGATGGAATTTTGAAATCTCTTGCAAGCGACAATCAACCAGTGCATACAACAGTTTTGAGAGTAACCAAG AAAGAGGAAGAATTTGTCTTCTTTGACATACATGAGCGGCCAGTTCCTTCTATATTAAGGGGTTATAGTGCTCCTATCCGTCTTGAATCTGATCTCTCTGACAATGATCTGTTTTTCCTCCTTGCTCATGACTCGGATGAATTCAACCG TTGGGAGGCTGGACAGGTTCTAGCAAGGAAGCTGATGCTGCGTTTAGTGGCTGATTTCCAACAAAACAAACAATTGGTTCTAAATCCAAAGTTTGTGCTTGGGCTCAGAAGCATACTTTGTGACTCAAGCTTGGATAAA GAATTTATTGCAAAGGCAATAACTCTGCCTGGTGAAGGGGAAATAATGGACCTGATGGAAGTTGCAGATCCTGATGCTGTTCATGCTGTTCGATCCTTCCTTACGAAGCAGCTTGCCTCTGAACTGAAAGCAGAGCTTTTAAGCACA GTTGAAAGTAATAGGAGCTCAGAAGCTTATGTGTATGACCATCCTAACATGGCTAGGCGTGCTCTGAAAAATGTTGCCCTTG CGTATCTTGCATCCCTGGAGGATGATGACTTAACAAAGCTTGTGCTATGCGAGTACAAAACTTCTACAAATATGACAGATCAATTTGCAGCTTTGGCAGCCATAGCCAGAAGCCCTGGTAAAAATCGTGATGAAGTCTTGGCTGACTTTTATAACAAGTGGCAGCACGACTTCTTG GTTGTGAATAAATGGTTTGCTCTCCAAGCCATGTCTGACATTTCGGGTAATGTTGAGAATGTGCGAAGCCTCTTAAATCATCCAGCATTTGACTTGCGCAATCCAAACAAG gTGTACTCGCTCATTGGAGGATTTTGTGGTTCTCCTGTGAATTTCCATGCAAAGGATGGGTCTGGTTATCAGTTCTTAGGGGAGATAGTGATGCAACTAGATAAAATCAATCCTCAG GTGGCCTCCCGGATGGTGTCAGCTTTCTCAAGATGGAGGCGCTATGATGAAACCCGACAAACCCTTGCCAAG GCACAGTTAGAGATGATCATGTCTACCAATGGTCTGTCAGAGAACGTATTTGAGATTGCCTCCAAAAGCCTGGCTGCTTAA
- the LOC8287396 gene encoding BTB/POZ domain-containing protein At5g41330 yields the protein MPPFASTMATQSQKNLNFPNTYSPQSEIITIDVGGQIFQTTKQTLSLSGPKSLFSQLTESTQLGPRFIDRDPELFSVMLSLLRTGNLPSKAKGFDIEDLIAESKFYNIESLLINSLSNPSQFDAFNLEKSLTLPLNGRDFASTIATTPFGTLHVAHGSKITSFDWSLRRKSTILTQFTAIDSLLAISPNLAAAGATDFSGMQILDLEKGFVRATLCWENVTRSSSTVQAIGSSSEYLFTSFESGRRNSNSIMVYDLHTLSPVTEIGHCEIYGADLDSAIPATKLKWVESYNMVMASGSHSGPSGMLGNVRLWDIRSGNVVWELKERLDCFSDITTSDSLSAIFKVGVNSGEVFYTDLRKLGDGESSNPWTCLGDNRKVLNVKKEGLGCKIESHGNQVFCSKVGDVEVWSEVAMNSSKKGEDELPNRVFRRNLMGRVKDTGGSRITKLAFGGNKMFMTRKDHQSVEVWQSSVRGF from the coding sequence ATGCCACCTTTTGCTTCAACCATGGCTACTCAGTCCCAGAAAAACCTTAATTTCCCCAACACATATAGCCCACAATCAGAAATAATTACTATTGATGTTGGTGGCCAAATCTTCCAAACTACAAAGCAAACTCTATCTTTATCAGGTCCCAAATCGCTCTTTTCTCAACTCACCGAATCAACTCAACTGGGTCCTCGATTCATTGACAGAGACCCAGAATTGTTCTCTGTTATGCTTTCTTTGTTAAGAACCGGTAATCTCCCTTCAAAGGCTAAAGGTTTTGATATTGAAGATTTGATTGCTGAGTCCAAATTTTATAACATTGAGTCACTTTTAATCAATTCTTTATCAAACCCATCTCAATTCGATGCTTTTAACCTGGAAAAATCTCTAACTTTACCATTAAACGGCCGAGATTTTGCTTCTACCATTGCTACGACACCATTTGGGACTCTCCACGTTGCTCATGGCAGCAAGATAACATCTTTTGATTGGTCTTTAAGGAGAAAGTCGACGATTTTGACTCAATTCACAGCAATTGACTCTCTTTTAGCAATTTCCCCAAATTTAGCAGCTGCTGGAGCCACCGATTTTTCCGGGATGCAAATTCTTGATCTTGAAAAGGGTTTTGTTAGAGCAACTCTGTGTTGGGAAAACGTGACCCGGTCTAGCTCTACGGTTCAAGCAATCGGGTCGAGTTCGGAGTACTTGTTTACAAGTTTTGAATCTGGTAGAAGGAACTCAAATTCAATTATGGTATATGATTTGCATACTCTGTCTCCAGTAACTGAGATTGGACATTGTGAGATTTATGGGGCTGATCTTGACTCAGCAATTCCTGCAACTAAATTAAAGTGGGTAGAGAGTTATAATATGGTAATGGCATCTGGATCTCACAGTGGACCTTCTGGTATGTTGGGAAATGTTAGATTATGGGATATAAGGTCAGGAAATGTTGTTTGGGAATTAAAAGAGAGGCTTGATTGTTTTTCTGATATTACTACTTCTGATAGTTTATCAGCTATTTTTAAAGTTGGTGTAAATTCAGGAGAGGTGTTCTATACTGATTTGAGGAAGTTAGGTGATGGGGAGAGTAGCAATCCTTGGACTTGCTTAGGTGATAATAGGAAGGTTttgaatgtgaagaaagaaggaCTTGGATGCAAGATTGAGTCTCATGGAAATCAGGTGTTCTGTAGTAAAGTTGGAGATGTTGAGGTTTGGTCTGAGGTGGCGATGAATTCTTCGAAGAAAGGGGAAGATGAATTGCCTAATAGAGTGTTTAGGAGGAATTTGATGGGGAGAGTGAAGGATACGGGAGGTTCAAGGATAACCAAGTTGGCTTTTGGAGGAAACAAAATGTTCATGACGCGGAAGGATCATCAATCTGTCGAGGTTTGGCAAAGTTCTGTAAGGGgtttttag
- the LOC8287397 gene encoding uncharacterized protein LOC8287397 has product MMRNVNGGADSRPSNNALDTINAAASVIASAENRVPQATIQKRRWGSCWSVYWCFGYHRHRKRIGHAVLVPENSAPGNDSSAAENPTTQAPTITLPFVAPPSSPASFLQSEPPSASQSPAGILSLTSVSASMYSPSGPASIFAIGPYAHETQLVSPPAFSTFTTEPSTAPFTPPPESVQLTTPSSPEVPFAQLLEPSNRNGEAGLRFPFSNYEFQSYQFYPGSPVGQLISPSSGISGSGTSSPFPDGEFAAAGPRFLEFQMAVPPKLLNLDKLSVHECGSRQGSGTLTPDAVRATSCSFPLDRQCSDIASNRHSDNENKDDQVADLRVSFDLSAEDALRYAEPKPASPVKIMPESMKNEIAAEKVQKSSEIRHNFECRVGETSNGILEQASTGGEKTPRHQKHRTLTLGTFKEFNFDNADGVPKPSAGPDWWDNGSDVGKEDFTAKNWSFFPVMQPSIG; this is encoded by the exons ATGATGAGAAACGTTAATGGAGGAGCAGATTCGAGACCTTCAAACAACGCTCTTGATACTATCAACGCAGCTGCTTCCGTCATCGCTTCTGCAGAGAATCGTGTTCCTCAAGCTACAATTCAG AAGAGAAGATGGGGAAGTTGCTGGAGTGTATACTGGTGTTTTGGATATCACAGACACAGAAAGAGAATTGGGCATGCTGTTCTTGTTCCTGAAAATTCTGCTCCAGGAAATGATTCTTCTGCAGCTGAAAATCCAACAACCCAAGCACCTACCATCACTCTTCCCTTTGTTGCACCTCCCTCATCTCCTGCGTCTTTCCTTCAGTCAGAACCTCCATCTGCTTCACAATCACCAGCTGGTATACTGTCACTCACCTCTGTATCTGCCAGTATGTACTCTCCAAGTGGGCCTGCCTCCATTTTTGCTATTGGCCCTTATGCCCATGAAACCCAGTTAGTCTCACCACCAGCATTCTCAACTTTCACCACTGAACCATCAACTGCTCCTTTTACTCCTCCTCCCGAGTCTGTACAGTTGACTACACCATCCTCGCCAGAGGTGCCTTTTGCTCAGCTACTTGAACCCAGCAATAGGAATGGTGAGGCTGGTCTTCGATTCCCATTTTCAAACTATGAATTTCAGTCTTACCAGTTTTATCCTGGAAGCCCAGTTGGCCAGCTGATTTCACCTAGCTCAGGAATCTCTGGATCAGGCACATCGTCTCCATTCCCAGATGGTGAGTTTGCTGCTGCTGGTCCTCGCTTTCTTGAGTTCCAAATGGCTGTCCCTCCAAAGCTCTTGAACCTTGATAAGCTCTCCGTCCATGAGTGCGGTTCACGTCAGGGTTCAGGAACTTTGACTCCAGATGCTGTAAGGGCCACATCATGCAGCTTTCCTCTAGATCGTCAGTGCTCTGATATAGCGTCAAACAGGCATTCTGACAATGAAAATAAGGATGATCAAGTTGCTGACCTTAGAGTCTCTTTTGATCTATCTGCTGAAGATGCATTGAGATATGCGGAACCAAAGCCAGCATCCCCTGTTAAAATCATGCCAGAATctatgaaaaatgaaatagcAGCTGAAAAGGTTCAAAAGTCTAGTGAGATACGACATAATTTTGAGTGTCGCGTTGGTGAAACATCTAATGGCATACTGGAGCAAGCTTCAACAGGTGGGGAGAAGACACCACGACATCAAAAGCATCGGACCTTAACACTTGGCACGTTTAAAGAATTCAACTTTGACAATGCTGATGGAGTTCCTAAGCCTAGTGCAGGTCCTGACTGGTGGGACAATGGAAGTGATGTCGGGAAGGAGGATTTCACTGCCAAGAATTGGTCTTTCTTCCCTGTGATGCAGCCAAGTATAGGTTAG